TCGCGTCGTTTGATCGTCCACTTCTGCTTGCGCAATTCGACACGGCGTATGAGGGCTTCGGGAGCGACCTCGGTCCATTCGAAGGCGACGCGAGCCGTGGTGGGCTCCTCGGCGGGACGCAGCAGCCGTCCGTCGTTTTCCGTGAGACCCATCATCAGGCGCAGGTTGCTTTCGGCTGCATAGAGGCCGCCAGCGCCGACCAGGGCGCCGCTGGGACTCGTGGCGGTAGCCCGGGTGGCCACACCGGTACGACCACTGAGGGCATTTTCGACCGCTGCGCGGAAGGCGAAATACTGCGCCGCGGCACGAGCCTCGTTGGCCGCGGTTCCCTGGATGGCGCCACGGTCGAGGAGTTCCTTGGCGCGGCGCCAGGTTCGCAAGGCACTGTCGCGCGAGGCGACCGCGGCGTCCAGTTCGCGATAGGCCAGGTACAGATCCCAGTAGGCGTTTTCCACTTCGTTCACGAAGTTGCGCACGCCCTCTTCAAACTCGGCCAGCGAACGGTCGGTGTCGACGCGTGCCAACAGCACGCCATTCTGGAAGTAGAAGCCCGGCTGCGCGCCGGGGCCGGCGATCTGATTGAACGTGAGACCACCCCCCCGCAGCATCGGCTGGCGGAACTCGGCCTCGACGTTCGTGTTCCAGGCGCTCGGGAACAGATTGAAAGGGAGGTTATTGGCCGCGTAATCGACATGGTGCCGCGCGGCGAATTGCGCACCCGTGGCCGTCGTCTTTTGGATCTGCGTGCGGAACAGTCCACCGTCTTGCTGCAGATCGCGAACGCCGCCTCCCAGGATGAGATTGTTCGTCATCCGGTCGTCGCGTTCCCAGAAGACGCCGGTCGACCAAATGGCGTCGTAACGGCTCAGGGCCGCTTGCACGCCGTAGCGCGGATCGGTCTCGGTGATGGCCGGATCGTAGACGCTGCGCGAAGCCTCGGGCAGGGCCACCACCCGACCGCCCAGATCATGCATCACCGGGCTATTCGCCAGGGCGAGTTGCACGGCTTCTTGCAGCGAGAGGTTCCAGTAGTCGGTCTTCTCGTGGTTCCACAGCGTGCGCGGCGGCATGCTCATCGCGGCTTGTGGAGGGGGCGTCTCGACGTTCGGAAAATCGATCGTGGTCGCCACTCCCTTGTAGTGCGACAGGTCGTTCTCGTCGTGAAAATAGAACTCCCGCGTCGGACGACAGGCACTCGACAGCAGCGACAGCAGCCCCAGCAAGCATCCCAGCCACGCGCGGAGCGTACGCCGCGAGCCGTCGCGACATGCTCGATGACCGGCGTGCGTGGGGAACAGACGTACCATGCGGTGCTGCTGGACCTGAAACAGCGTCGCGCGCGAACTCTCTGCGCAGAGAATGCGGCGTAACTCGTCCCAAGGTATCGGCCTCATAACCGGCAAAATCGAGCGATTCTGCGCAATTCGAGCCAATGGCAAGGTCAGCCCAAACTATGTGGGGGGCCTGACCGGTCGAGAGAGCCCCGGCCCGGGGCTCGCGCGCGAAAGCATGATATCAAGCTGTCTCGCAGGGGAAGCAGTGCGATGAGACCGAAGCAACCACCGCATGGGCCGCCGTAAATTACTGCTGCCACGAGCGGGACAGCAATTCTGCCGTCCCCTGCTACGAGCTCTGCGTGACGTGCATCGCCACTTCCACGCCTTGCAGGTCCTGCAGCAGATCTTCCTCGATATTGAGGAAGAACAGGTCGTTGCCGCCTCCCCCCACGAGCGTATCGATATCGAGCGCACTTGCATCGTCGAACACGGTGAGCCCCCCGATAAGGAAGATATCGCCATTGCGTCGCGGGCCTGTACCTTGGCCCGTGAGGTTGGCAACGCGCGTCAGGTAGGGGCGGAAGGTGGTCCACTCGCCGAAGATGGCGTCGAGCGCCGTTTGCTGATCGTCGAAGACGGTGGTGCCGGCAATGAGAATATCGTCATCGTCGCCACCGTCGAGGAAGTCTCCTCCCGCGCCCCCGATGAGGAGATCGCGGCCGCCACCGCCATAGAGCGAATCGTCTCCAGCACTTCCTAGAAGCATGTCGATCCCGCCACCGCCATTCATGACGTCGTTGCCGGCTCCCCCGAGCAGGAAGTCGATGCCGGCGCCCCCCAGGAGCGTGTCGTTGCCCGGCCCACCGTTGAGCACCGCGGTGAAGGCAGTCTTGTTGATGAGGGTATCCGCTCCGGTTCCGCCGAGTAGATTGATCAACTCGACACGTTGCACGCCGAACACGCCCGGCGCGGCCACATAGTCCACCTCAAGGTGGCCATTGATATTGGGAATGTCGTTGACGATGAGCGTATCGCCCTCGCCGTTGCCGCCATCGATATTGATGGCTGAAGCGAGGGCGCTGGCGCCGAGATTGATGGCGATCTGGTCAGCTTCGTCCTCGCTGTAGATGTTCAGCTCGGCGATGAACGTACCAGTCGAGGCGGGGGAGATGGTAATCGAATCGGCGCCGCCCGCCGTGCGGATATTGGCGCGCCAAATGTTATTGAGCGACGCCGTCTTGGTCTGGGCCGAAAGCGGATCGGGCCCGATCTGGGTGACGAGATTCAGGCCATCCATGGTCACGACGTCTTCGTAGCCGCTGTTCGTATAGAGCTCGAATTGATTCAAATCACCTAGGCCACCATCGATGACCATCGCTACTTGCGACGTGCGGTTGCCCACCAGCAGTCGAATGGTGTCGTTTTCGTCTTGTCCGAAGATGGCGATCCCGCGGGGCAGGGTACCGTGGGCAGGTTCGGCGATCGTGATCGTGTCGGCTCCGCCCGCCGCGAACACTTGCACGATTTCCGTCCCCACGAAGGGAATCGTGCGGGCACGGGCCGACTGCGGCGTGGGGCCGAATTGCACCGAGATCCGATTCTCTTCGATGCGAATCAGATCTTCATAGCCACTTTCGGTCAGGAAACGCACGTCGTCGTTGCTTCCGCCGCCGGCATCGATATGGAGCGGAATTGCATCGGCGGTGCCCGCCATGCGCACCTCGATCGTGTCGTCCCCGTCGCCCGAGTAAATACCCAGCGAGTAGATCTTCGCAAAGTTAGTCGTTTGCTCCGGGCGCGGTGGATTCGTGGGACCGGGACGCACGGCCACGGAATCGGGGCGGACGATGACGCGGTCGCGTTCGGGGCTGCGCGTGAAAACGGTCAGCCCATTCGTGCCGGCGCCGCCGTCGAGATTGATCGTGATCGCGCGGTTCATGAGCGCGTGGTTGATCTCGATGCCGTCATTTTCATCGTCGGCATTGAGATTCAGCACCGCGGGCAGGGCGCCGGTCGGCGCCAGGGTCACCGCAATCGTATCGGCGCCTCCTTCGGTCGAGACGGTAAGAGTCTCGATCGAGTCGTAGCCGATGTTCTGGCTGGCCGCTTCCAGCGGGTTCGGCCCCCGACGTATGACCACCTGACCGGCGAGGACGTCGACGATGTCCTGATAGCCGCTCCCCGTGCCGATCGAGAGCGAATCGTTGCCATTGCCTCCACTCAGTGCCACGGCGGTGGACAGCGGAATCGCGACCGTCGATCGCCCAATATCGTTACGTTTGTGCGTCAGCAATCCGTTGCGAAAGTGCAAGACGTCGTCTTCCGCACCGGACGAAGCGATATATACGAACGAGTTGACCGATTCAAGCACGGCGCCTGGATGAGGCGCGGCCGACGAGAGTTGCGGGTCGGTCAGTTGCAGCCCGATGGCGTCCACGACGTGCAAGGCGATGCCGGCGGTCGCGCTCGCCTGCAAGCCGCTGACCAGAGCGCCGGGCAGCGATACGTGCGTCAGAAAGACACCGGCGCTGACGTTGTCGGTGTAATTACCGCCGGTAATCGTTACCCCCGCCGCGGTATCGACGACCAGGCCGCGTCCATTCCCAGTAGCGGTGATATTGGTGGCCGTCACGCGCTGCGTCGACGTAAACGAGAGCGCATCGCCCGCGTTGTTGTTGTAGACGCCGGCCTGGATGGTGCTGTTTCCCCCCAGCGACTTGGCGCGCAATCCAGCGCCGGAATTGTCGGCAATCGTGAGATTGTCGAGCAACAAAGTGCCGCTCAGGTTCTCGAGCGCGATCGCGGCGTCCGTCGTTTGCGAGATGTTGATCCTCACCAGGCTCGGCGCGGCGATCAGATCGGCGGCGATCCCCACGTTGCCTCCCGTCACTTTCACATCGCGCAGAGTGATCGCGTCGGCCCGCAGATCGATCCCCGTAGTGAGGTCGGTGGCGAGCAGTTGGATGCCGTCGAGCGTAATGCCGGCATCGCCCAAAGTGATACCGGTTGCTCCCGATTGCGGAGCGTAAATCGTCGGGGCGTCAACGATATCTCGCGAGAGAAAATCGCTAGCGTAGCCCCCTTCGATCTGCAGCGTGTCGAGTTCGTCATCGGCCGCGACCTCGACGGCGCCATCGTGCGCCGGATCGTTGTAGGTTCCGCTCGCGATCAGGATGCGGTCGGCACTGTCGGAGGCTGTCGAGGCAGCGGCCACCGCGGCCTGCAGGCTGCGGAACGGCGCGCCGGCGGAGCCGTCGTTCGTGTCGGCGCCGCTCAGCGAAACGTGAAACACGGCCAACAGGTTACGCGTTTCGAGCCACTCCACATGGTCCGCTCGCCCATTTTGCAGGCGCGTGGAGAGACGGGCTCGAGTTGGGGTAGACTGCGGACGGACCGGGGCGTCGATGCGCGCGACGCCCCGCAAACGGCGGGCGAAGGACATGCGAGTTGCTTCTCAGAAGGTTGGACGCCGATCGCGCCGGGTAGATTACTCAGGCGTGCCGACCGGTCCGTCCGTCGAGTCACGGGGGGGGCCCCGTTCTCCGGATAGAAGCGGTTTTGACGCCGTTTTGAGCCCTGATTCGATTGTAACCAGGGGCTCCGTGCCCCGTACTATCTGGGCGCAGATTTTTGATGTTTTCCCCAGGCAGGGGACGTAGCGGCTCTCGCCGGCCCCGCGGACGACAAATTGGTTGGCGAACTGACCAAGTTCACGCACGAGAGGGCAAAGGGCCAAGAGGCCGACCGGAGATAGCCGACCCGGGATATTGAGGAAGAAGATGAGAGAAGAGCCAGCCCGGGCGTTTTCTGAACTGGCTGGCCCGATCGAAGCCGGCTCGGGCGCGCGCCAATCGCGCCTTGGCCGGGCTTTGTCGTGTGGCGACCTCACCCGAACCGGGCAGGTGGTCGTCGCCGCGAGAGATTTCGATCCGTGGTAAGAAGAGGTCGGAGCGACACGCGACGGATTTCACGTATGTCGCTCCGATCGGGCGTCAGTCTGCTCGTGCGGACTCGAAGAGGAACCAGGTCCGTCGCTCCGACTCGTCGATCCAGTTTTCGATGAGGCTGGCTGTGGCGACATCGTTGTGCTCATCGCACACTTCATGAGCAGCCCGTAAGAATTGGGTCAACTGCTGATTGTCGGCGGCCAACTCGGCCAGCATGTCGCGGGGACCGACATATTCCTCGTTGTTGTCTTGCAGACGCTGGTGCCGGGCGATATCGCCGATCGACTTGAGGCTGGTGCCGCCGATCTTGCGTGCCCGCTCGGCCAGATCGTCGGTCATCGCGAAGATCTGATCGGCCTGTTCATCCAGCAGCAGGTGGTAATCGCGGAAATGTCGTCCGCTCATGTGCCAGTGAAAGTTCTTCGTCTTGACGTAGAGCGCGAAGGCGTCGGCGAGCAACTGACGCAACTCGTCGGAGACGGCCGCCACGCCTTCTGGCCGCAAGTCGGTCGGTGTGGCCAGCGCGGGGGGCGTCTTCGAACTCCGTTGTGTGGCGTGGGTAGTGGTCATCATTCCTTCCTTTCCTTTTCGAGAAAAGAGATTGCCATTCTTTGCTTACCCTTCGGTTCCGGCTCCACCGTGGCTGTTCGTTAGCGGAGCCTGCGTTTTAGTTCCTCTCCTACCTGCAACAGCGCGGTGCGAGTGGCGGGCAGATCGGCGAGCGGGTTCAGCAACCCCCAGTCATGAATCATACCACTATAGCGAACAGCGGTGACATCGACGCCGGCAACGTCGAGCTTGCGAGCGTACTCCTCGCCTTCGTCGCGGAGTACGTCATTGCCGGCCGTCTGGACTAGCGCCGGTGGAAGCCCGCGCAACTCCTCGGTCGTGGCTCGCAAGGGGGAGGCGTAAATCTCGCCACGCTCGTTCGAATCGGTGGTGTAGTGGTCCCAGAACCACTTCATCATGTTGCGCGTGAGGAACCGGCCCTCGGCGAACTCGTGGTAAGAGCGCGTATCGAAGTGCGCGTCGGTCACCGGCCAGAGCAAGGCCTGGAAGCGAATCTTCGGCCCCCCGCGATCCTTGGCCATCAGCGCGACCACGGCCGCCATGTTGCCGCCGGCGCTGTTGCCGACCACGGCCAGACGCCGACCATCGACGTTGATTTCGTGTCCACGTTCGGCCACCCATTTCGTGGCGGCGTAGGCCTGATGAATCGCCACGGGGTACCGCGCCTCGGGCGAGGGGGTGTAGTTGACGAAGACCGCCGCCGCGCCAGAGTATGCCACCACGTCGCGGACGAAACGTTCGTGCGTGGGAAAGTCTCCCAACACCCAACCGCCGCCATGAAAGAACATAAAGGCGGGAACCGTCGTCTCGGCGCCGGCCGGACGCACGACCGTCAGATCGATCTGCTGCCCTTCGATATCGATGGCCAGCGTCGACACCTTGGCCGGAGGCAAGTCGACTTCGGCCGATTCTTGCAGGCCGACCAGGACCATTCGGGCCTCTGGTGGCGACATTTCCTCCAACGGCTTGCCGCTGGCGGCGTTCAGCTTTTTCAAGAACGCCCGGATGCGATGGTCGATGGACTCGTCGTGAGCGGCATCTACGAGTTGCATGGCGATCTCCTTCATAACTGCTGGTTATCGTACTCCCTTGGCCTCACGAAACGGAGAGTCTGGACAGCCGAGGGGGAACCTTTTCGAGCCCAAGGCTTTCCGGCCACTCCCCGAATTGAGCGAAGGTCAAGGCCCAAGACGATTTAGAAGCGAACGAGATGGGCCGGGGGCATTACCACCCTAGCCCTCTAGCGATGTTGGGGTGAATTGGCCCGCTGGCGGGAAGTACACCGGCAGATCCCGTGCCTTGAACGATAACTTGGTATCTCGCTTGCACCTGCTGTGCCGAACGCTGTTCATTCGCAGCCACCCCGGCTGGCGCGTCCCCTCCTTTGAATCTGCAATCGGAGAAGACACTTCCGCTTCGCACAGCAGTGATGGCAAGGCATCGTAGGCGTCGCAAGGCGGGGGCCGCGGAGAATGGGGCATTCTGCGGCGACTGCACGCCTTGAAGTGGTGGTAGTGGTTTCCGGGCAACGCAACTGCCGAAGCAGCCATTATCCAGATGCTTTCTCGTAACATGACAGAGGCCGGGATGATCCTGCGCCGGATCCCTGGAACGTTTCGCCTGCTTTTGTCGGCAGCCCTCGTGCTCGGCGGCGAAGAGGCATGCCGCGCGCAGGAGATCGTTCCGCCGTCGACGAAACGCGCCGAGTCCACGATCGCCCCCCTGCCGCCGGTTGGCGCCGAGCTGGTCTATGCGGCCGGCCTGTGCCTCGAGGAAGTGGAGCAGCTTGCGCTGTTCAACAATCCATCGCTACGACGTCGGGCGGCCCTGGTCGGCGCCGCTCGCGGCAATGCGTTGCAGGCAGGTCTGCCGCCGAATCCGGCCGTCGGCTACGAAGGGCAACAGCTTGGCAGCGGGGGACTGGCAGAGCAGCAAGGCGTGCTGTTCAGCCAGGAGTTCGTCCGGGGGGGCAAGCTCCGGTTGAGTCGTGCCGTGGCGAACCGCGAACGCATGCGCGCGGAACAGGAGCTGGCGGCCCAAGAGTTCCGTGTCTTGACGGACGTTCGCATCGCCTTCTACCAGGCACTGTTGGCCCAGCGCGAGATCGAGCTGGCCGTGAACCTGATGAAGATCGGCGACGAAGGGGCCCATGTGGCCGAACAACTCTACCGCGCCGGTGAAGTCAGTCGAGCCGACGTGCTGCAGGCGCAGATCGAAGTCGAGAACGCGCGCATTATCGGTCAGAATGCCAACAACCGGCGCGCAGCAGCGTGGCAGGAGCTCACGGCAGTAGTCGGACAACCGCTGCTTGCGCCGCAAGATCTAGTCGGCGACGTGACCGCCCAGAGGCCGCCGATCGAATACAACGCCGCGCTCTCGCGCATTCTGAATGCCAGCCCCGAAATCTCGGCCGCCTTCATGGAAATCAAGCGCGCCGAGGCGGCCCTGCAGCGGGCTCGGGCAGAACCGATTCCCAACGTCAACGTGGAAGGTCTGGTCAACTGGCAGGACAACGGCATCGGTGGCAAACCGGACGGCGGCCTGGCCGTCACGCTGCCTATTCCGCTCATTAATCGCAATCAGGGAGCCATCGCGCAGGCCAGTCACGAACTGATGGCGGCGCGTCAGGCGCTGGGCGAGCTGGAGCTGTCGCTGCAGAAGCGGCTGGCGACGACCTACGAGGCATATGCCAATGCGCGTAATCAGACCGAGCGTTACCGGGCCAAGATCCTGCCCGCCGCCGAAGAGTCCCTCGGACTGGTTCGCACCATGTATGGAGCGGGCGAAGTCGGTTACATCACGTTGTTGACGGCTCAACGTACCTACTCGCAGACGCAACTCAGCTATCTGGATGCCTTGCGTGCCCTGCGCAATGCCGAGGCTCAGATCGATGGCATGCTCCTTTCGGGCAGCCTCGACAGTGGCGGGAGTGGGACGGCCACGCTCGACGATCTGCGCAATTCACCCGTTCCAGCCGGTATCGGCGTCTTCGGTCGCTAGCGCTTTCGTCGACTCTCGACTCCGCGAACGGAGAGGAAGCAGAGCCGATACGGACGTGCAAAATCGTCAGAAACGTTGCGTTCGATCAGTCTTGTTCGCCGATAGTGACCTGCGAGGCGCAAGGGGAGCGAAGGAACGCTCCAGCCCTGGATGCGCTGCTTGCAACCCGGTGCCGCGATGGCACTTCTAGTGCTGCATGCCTCCGGGCGCCCTGCGCGTGTTCGGCTTGACTTCTCGGTGTGGAACCGCAACCATGTATGCAAATAACCATTCTTCGATTGGTTCGCGCATGCATCGCGTCTTCTCCGCGCTCGTCGCGGGACTGCTGCTGTTTCACGTCATCGCCGGATGCTGTTGGCATCACGATCATGGTGGCCATGCGCAGGGTCACGGTTCCGACGTGGCCTGTCCGGCGCATGCCACCCAGTGTTGCACGACACACTCCGATCCTCCCTGCGACGAATCGTCGCAGCATTCGCCGGGGCATGCCCCCTGCGAGCAACCGGAATGCGTTTTCGGCGCGACGACGATCACCCGTGCGATCGACGATGACTCGCTGAGCGTGGTCCCTCCGCTTGTGTGGCTGGCCTGCGAAGCTCCCCGCGTTTTCGCGATCGAGGTGCAGGGCGTCACGCACCGCTTTGACTCGGGAGGAAACCTCGAAGTCGAGCTACCGGTGCGCCGTCACCTTCTCTTCAGCACTCTGCTGATCTAGCTCACGCACGCGCTCGTCCTTCGGTTGCGGCGATTGTGTCTCGTCGACTGCGCTGCCCGTGGATGGCGTTTGGGCATTGGAAAACTCCCTGCACCTGCCGTGCATGGGAATCATCCGTCGAGCTGTTTAGACATTGCCAGGTCGGTCCCATGACAACCACAAATCTTGCGCAACCCGCGCCGCGCAGCCGCTTGCAGCGTGGAACGCTGGCCATGCTGGTCCTCGTGCTGGCTGCCGGCGTGGCCTGGCTGGGTTATCTCGGGGGCAAATGGACCACGTCGAGTCCGCGCGACGCGGTCACGGCGGGAAGCGAACACGACGAGCACGATCATGGTCACGGCCACTCGCACGCTCATCCCGGTCACGACGAGGCATCCTCGATCGAAATCTCGAAGCAGGCGCAGCGCAACATCGGGCTCGAGCTGGCTACGGTCGACTTTCAGACCTACGAACGTACGGTCTCCTTGCCGGCGATCGTCGTCGAGCGGCCCGGCCGTTCGCGCATCAGTGTGCCGGCTCCGCTGACCGGCGTCATTACGCGCATCGATCCCTTGCTAGGGCAGGCGATCGTGTCGGGCGAGCCTCTGTTCGAGATGCGTCTTACGCACGAGGAGTTGGTTCAGGCTCAAAGCGACTTTCTGCGCACCCTAGAAGAAACCGACGTCGTGAAGCGCGAAATTGCCCGGCTCGAGGATCTCGCGGCCAGCGGCGCGATCGCCGGCAAGACGCTGCTCGAGCGGCAGTACGAATTGCAGCGGCTCGAAGCGACTTCGCGCGCCCAATCGCAGGCCCTGCTGCTGCACGGTTTGAGCGAAGATCAGATCGAGAATATACGGCGCGAACGGAAATTGCTGGGGAGCCTGGTGATCGTGGCGCCGACGCCCGCGGGTGACGCCGCCAACGACGCTCCGACCTGCATGCTGCAACTCCAGGAATTGAATGTCGAGCTGGGACAGCACGTCACCGCGGGGGATCCGCTGTGCGTGCTCGCCGACCACTGCCTGTTGTACATCGAAGGTCAGGCGTTCGAACAAGACGCCCGCCTGCTCGAGAAGGTCGCGAAGGAGAAGCGACCGGTACGAGCGCTCATCGATCTGGGCGGGGGCCAGAGCGAAACCATTCCGGGACTCGATATTCTCTCGCTCGGCAACCGGATCAATCCAGAAACCCGCACGTTACCCTTCCACGTGTTGCTGCCCAATGAATTGGTGCGTGACGAGCGCACTGCCGACGGCCACCGATTCGTCGGCTGGCGTTTCCGGCCTGGTCAGCGCGTGCAGGTCCTCGTGCCGATCGACACCTGGCAAGAGCGCATCGTGTTGCCGGTAGCAGCCGTCGTGCAGGAGGGGCCGGAGTCGTACGTCTTCGTGCAGAAGGGAGATCATTTCGACCGGCGTCCGGTTCATGTCGAGTTCCGCGATCAGCAAGCGGTCGTGTTGTCGTCGGACGAGGAGAATCTGTGGCCGGGGGATATTGTTGCGATCAACGGCGCACAGCAGTTGCAGTTGGCGCTGAAGAACAAAGCGGGCGGTGGCATCGACCCACACGCCGGACACTCACACTAACCTCGACGACGGACGGTACGGAGCGCACCGAATGTTGACGAATGGGCAACTGGCGAGATGGATCGTGCTCGCAGGCGTTTCCTTGATGATGTACTGGCCGAGGTAGCCGACCCGTCTGCCTTGTCGGACCACGAACCATGTTGAACGCCATTATCCGCTTTTCGCTGCGTTACCGCCTGCTGACGATTTCGTTGGCACTGGTAGTGCTCGTCTATGGCGGGTATACGTTGTTTCACCTGCCGATCGACGTCTTTCCCGACTTGAATCGTCCGCGCGTCACAATTCTCACCGAGGCCCCCGGTCTAGCGCCGGAGGAAGTCGAAACGCTCGTCACGTTTCCGCTCGAATCGGTGCTCAACGGGGCGACGGGCGTGCAGGCCGTGCGCAGCTCGTCGGGTGTCGGGTTGTCGGTGGTCTACGTCGAATTCGCGTGGGGAACCGACATCTACGTCGATCGCCAGATCGTGGCCGAGAAGGTCGCCCTGGCCGCCGATCGCTTGCCCGAGGGAGTACGGCCCGTGCTCGCTCCGGTCGCCTCGGTGATGGGGCAGATCATGCAGGTGGGGATGTGGAGTGAAGGGGGGAAGACTAACCCGATCGAAGTCCGCACGCTGGCCGATTGGGTCGTGCGGCAGCGATTGCTGACGATCCCCGGCGTGGCGCAGGTGGTGACGATGGGGGGCGGTCGCCGCCAGTTCCAGGTGCTGGTCAGCGCCGATGAGCTGCGCAAATACGATGTCACGCTCGAGGAGGTCGAGCGGGCGGTGGCCGAAAGCAATGCCAATGCCACGGGGGGATATCTTAACGAAGGGTCGCGCGAGTATCTGGTTCGATCGCTGGGACGCATCCAGGATGTGGGAGAGTTGGAATCGGTCGTGGTCAAGGCTCAGCCTGGCCGGCCGGTGCTGCTCAAGCAGGTGGCACGGGTGGTAGAAGCTGCCCAGGTCAAGCGTGGCGACGCCGCGGTCGATGGCATGCCCGCCGTCATGCTGACCATCGCCAAGCAGCCTGGGGCCGATACGCGGGAGCTCACCGAGGCCATTACGCAGGCGCTCGAAGAGCTGCGCCCTTCATTGCCCGCCGATATTCGCATCAATCCGGCCGTCTATCAGCAGAAGACGTTCATCGATCTGAGTATCGAGAATGTCATCGAGGCGTTGCGCGATGGCGGCATCCTGGTCGTAATTATTCTGTTCGTCTTCCTGCTCAACTTTCGCACGACGTTCATCACGCTAACGGCGATTCCGTTGTCGATCGTCGTGACCGGCCTGGTTTTCAAATGGCTGGACATGTCGATCAACACGATGACGCTGGGAGGGCTGGCCGTGGCGATCGGCGAGCTCGTCGACGATGCGATCGTCGACGTGGAGAACATCTTCCGCCGCTTGCGCGAAAATCGCCACCTGGCGCAGCCCAAGCCGGCATTGCGCGTCGTGTACGAGGCAAGTAGCGAGGTGCGCAATTCGATCGTCTTCAGCACGATCCTGGTCGTGCTCGTGTTCGTGCCGCTGTTTGCCTTGGGGGGCATGGAAGGCCGGCTTTTCACGCCACTGGGCGTAGCGTACATCGTCTCGATTCTGGCGTCGCTGCTCGTCTCTCTGACGGTGACGCCGGTCTTGTCGTATTGGCTGCTGCCCAGTGCGAAGATCATGCACCACGAACGCGATGGCCTGGTGCTGCGTGCCCTGAAGAGTCTGGCCGGCTGGGCGATTCGCTTGAGCGTGCGTCGACCGTGGCCGATTTTGGGAGGCGTGGCCCTGGCGGTGCTCGCCAGCGGCGTCATCGTCACGCGATTGGGGCGTGACTTTTTGCCCCCGTTCAACGAAGGGAGCGTGCAGGTCAATGTGTTCGTGCCTCCCGGCACCTCGCTCGAAACTTCGGACCGCATGGCCGCCATGGTCGATCAGCGTATTCTGCAGATCGACGGCGTGGTGGCCGTGGGACGCCGCACCGGCCGTGCCGAGCTCGACGAGCATGCCGAAGGGGTCAATGTTTCCGAGATCATCGTCTCGTTCGATCCGCATAGCGAGCGCTCGCGCGAGGAGATCCTGGCGGACATTCGCAACGAGGCGGCGGAAGTGCCCGGCGTGGTGGTCTCGGCCGAACAGCCGTTGCAACATCTCATCAGCCACATGCTCTCGGGAGTCAAGGCGCAGGTCGGCATCAAGCTGTATGGCGACAGCCTCGACGTGCTGCGGGCCAAGGCCAACGAGATGAAGAACGCCATCCAGTCGGTGCCCGGCGTCAAGGATCTGATGGTCGAACAGCAGACCGAGATCCCACAATT
This genomic stretch from Pirellulales bacterium harbors:
- a CDS encoding TolC family protein, translating into MVRLFPTHAGHRACRDGSRRTLRAWLGCLLGLLSLLSSACRPTREFYFHDENDLSHYKGVATTIDFPNVETPPPQAAMSMPPRTLWNHEKTDYWNLSLQEAVQLALANSPVMHDLGGRVVALPEASRSVYDPAITETDPRYGVQAALSRYDAIWSTGVFWERDDRMTNNLILGGGVRDLQQDGGLFRTQIQKTTATGAQFAARHHVDYAANNLPFNLFPSAWNTNVEAEFRQPMLRGGGLTFNQIAGPGAQPGFYFQNGVLLARVDTDRSLAEFEEGVRNFVNEVENAYWDLYLAYRELDAAVASRDSALRTWRRAKELLDRGAIQGTAANEARAAAQYFAFRAAVENALSGRTGVATRATATSPSGALVGAGGLYAAESNLRLMMGLTENDGRLLRPAEEPTTARVAFEWTEVAPEALIRRVELRKQKWTIKRRELELTAARNFLLPKLDAVGLYRWRGFGNELLDPSGNQPEFQNAYENLTSGNFQEWQLGVQAEIPLGFREGFTAVRNAQLKLSRERQLYSEQERQVAHDLAAAIREMHRAYDVSQTRMNLRMRAKDRVDALERELDAGRERLDQLLDAQRDLAEADAGAIRALVEYNLAIKAVHFQKGSLLDYNEIHLAEGPWPRKAYDDALRQAYRRAAACELDYRMKKSQVVSCGPYAQQTEMLQTIEVESVPAGESVPAPLPNAAPAAPLPPTAPISHRRTVPPEAAQLPPHLSAPPANAGSGSPAPPEAASAPASRAPLVTPAPANSSPADMTGSIAPVSFSSPLGETLNIAPRQQSVPAAVPPAPADARPMTSSATSTDTVAPREGLLRLPPTVH
- a CDS encoding alpha/beta hydrolase translates to MQLVDAAHDESIDHRIRAFLKKLNAASGKPLEEMSPPEARMVLVGLQESAEVDLPPAKVSTLAIDIEGQQIDLTVVRPAGAETTVPAFMFFHGGGWVLGDFPTHERFVRDVVAYSGAAAVFVNYTPSPEARYPVAIHQAYAATKWVAERGHEINVDGRRLAVVGNSAGGNMAAVVALMAKDRGGPKIRFQALLWPVTDAHFDTRSYHEFAEGRFLTRNMMKWFWDHYTTDSNERGEIYASPLRATTEELRGLPPALVQTAGNDVLRDEGEEYARKLDVAGVDVTAVRYSGMIHDWGLLNPLADLPATRTALLQVGEELKRRLR
- a CDS encoding right-handed parallel beta-helix repeat-containing protein, translating into MEWLETRNLLAVFHVSLSGADTNDGSAGAPFRSLQAAVAAASTASDSADRILIASGTYNDPAHDGAVEVAADDELDTLQIEGGYASDFLSRDIVDAPTIYAPQSGATGITLGDAGITLDGIQLLATDLTTGIDLRADAITLRDVKVTGGNVGIAADLIAAPSLVRINISQTTDAAIALENLSGTLLLDNLTIADNSGAGLRAKSLGGNSTIQAGVYNNNAGDALSFTSTQRVTATNITATGNGRGLVVDTAAGVTITGGNYTDNVSAGVFLTHVSLPGALVSGLQASATAGIALHVVDAIGLQLTDPQLSSAAPHPGAVLESVNSFVYIASSGAEDDVLHFRNGLLTHKRNDIGRSTVAIPLSTAVALSGGNGNDSLSIGTGSGYQDIVDVLAGQVVIRRGPNPLEAASQNIGYDSIETLTVSTEGGADTIAVTLAPTGALPAVLNLNADDENDGIEINHALMNRAITINLDGGAGTNGLTVFTRSPERDRVIVRPDSVAVRPGPTNPPRPEQTTNFAKIYSLGIYSGDGDDTIEVRMAGTADAIPLHIDAGGGSNDDVRFLTESGYEDLIRIEENRISVQFGPTPQSARARTIPFVGTEIVQVFAAGGADTITIAEPAHGTLPRGIAIFGQDENDTIRLLVGNRTSQVAMVIDGGLGDLNQFELYTNSGYEDVVTMDGLNLVTQIGPDPLSAQTKTASLNNIWRANIRTAGGADSITISPASTGTFIAELNIYSEDEADQIAINLGASALASAINIDGGNGEGDTLIVNDIPNINGHLEVDYVAAPGVFGVQRVELINLLGGTGADTLINKTAFTAVLNGGPGNDTLLGGAGIDFLLGGAGNDVMNGGGGIDMLLGSAGDDSLYGGGGRDLLIGGAGGDFLDGGDDDDILIAGTTVFDDQQTALDAIFGEWTTFRPYLTRVANLTGQGTGPRRNGDIFLIGGLTVFDDASALDIDTLVGGGGNDLFFLNIEEDLLQDLQGVEVAMHVTQSS
- a CDS encoding DNA starvation/stationary phase protection protein, encoding MTTTHATQRSSKTPPALATPTDLRPEGVAAVSDELRQLLADAFALYVKTKNFHWHMSGRHFRDYHLLLDEQADQIFAMTDDLAERARKIGGTSLKSIGDIARHQRLQDNNEEYVGPRDMLAELAADNQQLTQFLRAAHEVCDEHNDVATASLIENWIDESERRTWFLFESARAD